In Holophagales bacterium, one DNA window encodes the following:
- a CDS encoding PhnD/SsuA/transferrin family substrate-binding protein: MPGRFARSAWPVRLGWTLVLLAFAGFLWGLERRTRLEATGESVIRMLFVPSVEQGTLVQRGDELARFVREDSGLILRSEVPTSYAAVVQALGAGQADVAWMPAFAYELAHGRYGAEVRLQVVRSVDRFAIVVTRSGPGQPDSLAGLAARRIAVPGNLSAELRERVVARLAASAPGWVEVPVASDLEAVRRLVETPLEVDGAVSSHVFSGPHDLVGDGRKELEYQRPGTLAETRVVDTTDTPVAEPATHYYGCIFTRSDSPVRRIEDLNGRRFAFSDETSTSGHIFPRLLLNRSGVTLGRIYFAGGHPNAVQAVWDGKADAGSAFYSPPSEQHARDGTLVGDARHLVTRRMADIEARRRFLEEVRVLVLTDPIPNDVCVVRRGFPQRTWERLERSIQRFVATAEGKLALHDLVAGVAVNPASDATFDGFRRALATAGMSAEQLMQAEEQKLEKKRAAGGGGS, translated from the coding sequence ATGCCCGGCCGCTTCGCCCGCTCCGCCTGGCCCGTCCGACTCGGATGGACCCTCGTCCTCCTCGCCTTCGCCGGCTTTCTCTGGGGGTTGGAGCGGCGTACCCGCCTCGAGGCCACCGGCGAAAGCGTGATCCGCATGCTCTTCGTCCCCTCGGTCGAGCAGGGGACGCTGGTGCAGCGCGGCGACGAGCTCGCCCGCTTCGTGCGCGAGGACAGCGGCCTGATCCTGCGCTCCGAGGTGCCGACCAGCTATGCCGCGGTGGTGCAGGCGCTCGGTGCCGGCCAGGCCGACGTTGCCTGGATGCCGGCCTTCGCCTACGAGCTGGCCCACGGCCGCTACGGCGCCGAGGTGCGACTCCAGGTGGTGCGCTCGGTCGACCGCTTCGCCATCGTCGTGACCCGTTCCGGCCCCGGGCAGCCCGATTCGCTCGCCGGCCTCGCGGCGCGCCGGATCGCCGTGCCGGGCAACCTCTCGGCCGAGTTGCGGGAGCGGGTCGTCGCCCGCCTGGCCGCGAGCGCCCCGGGTTGGGTCGAGGTCCCGGTGGCGAGCGACCTCGAGGCGGTGCGGCGCCTCGTCGAGACGCCGCTCGAGGTGGACGGAGCGGTCTCGTCCCACGTCTTCTCCGGCCCCCACGACCTGGTGGGCGACGGTCGCAAGGAGCTGGAGTACCAGCGGCCCGGGACGCTCGCCGAAACGCGCGTGGTCGACACGACCGACACGCCGGTCGCCGAGCCGGCGACGCACTACTACGGCTGCATCTTCACCCGCAGCGACTCGCCGGTGCGGCGCATCGAGGACTTGAACGGCCGGCGCTTCGCCTTCTCCGACGAGACCTCGACCTCCGGTCACATCTTCCCGCGCCTGCTGCTCAACCGTTCGGGCGTGACGCTCGGCCGCATCTACTTCGCCGGCGGGCACCCGAACGCGGTGCAGGCGGTCTGGGACGGCAAGGCGGACGCCGGCTCGGCGTTCTATTCGCCGCCCTCCGAGCAGCACGCCCGCGACGGGACGCTGGTGGGCGATGCACGCCACCTGGTGACCCGCCGGATGGCCGACATCGAGGCGCGCCGCCGCTTCCTCGAGGAGGTGCGCGTGCTGGTGCTGACCGACCCGATTCCGAACGACGTCTGCGTCGTCCGGCGCGGCTTCCCCCAGCGCACCTGGGAGCGGCTCGAGCGGTCGATCCAGCGCTTCGTCGCCACGGCGGAAGGCAAGCTCGCCCTGCACGACCTGGTCGCTGGCGTGGCGGTCAATCCGGCCAGCGACGCGACCTTCGACGGCTTCCGCCGTGCCCTGGCCACCGCGGGCATGTCGGCCGAGCAGCTCATGCAGGCCGAGGAGCAGAAGCTCGAGAAGAAGCGGGCGGCGGGCGGAGGTGGTTCGTGA
- a CDS encoding M48 family metalloprotease produces the protein MPQLLTRSIFEEVRRNRQRTALFLGLGILWMSCLGYWTVFAQLFFFGSVLSLIGQPTPAALLDHRATTWCGWGAVTGLLLWGLVALLLYFRSADAVPRLLGAHLVSGPDARRLENLLTRLRAKAGPAPTWPKLWTWDSAEPNALAVGRNHARGSIVVTRGLLDRLDEDELEAVLGHELAHLVHRDSAVVVQAVAFVSMVIFLGYLAAGIGAITIAVIALTIAAIGAVCGAAADSEAGIWFALVGLALGVYLFFLGIAFLLALLVIFGALLPVVGAGIRCAASSVSQSREYLADARAIEWTKHPQALAMALRKVALHGGGSLPFRTALAQPLLFSAPQIVRTWNRPSGWMNLLLKTHPRVESRIARLEEMAGSASWIEMECPEVRRPSPPFRWVEWAVPLITSAILAGGSLLAIPRSGELLKGAFSSSSRMVQEAKAAPSVWGAITEHGTRLRVGPSLEARVITQLGRGTRVEVFECGAPKGGDAAWCHVRVLGSRSPEGWVARRLILVSGPGRR, from the coding sequence ATGCCTCAGCTGCTGACTCGCTCGATCTTCGAGGAGGTGCGCAGAAATCGGCAGAGGACAGCGCTCTTCCTCGGTCTAGGCATCCTCTGGATGAGCTGTCTGGGGTATTGGACGGTCTTCGCGCAGCTTTTCTTCTTCGGCAGCGTCCTCTCGCTCATTGGTCAGCCAACTCCTGCGGCCCTGTTGGACCACAGGGCCACAACCTGGTGTGGATGGGGAGCTGTGACTGGACTGCTGCTATGGGGACTCGTTGCGCTCCTTCTCTACTTCCGCTCGGCGGACGCGGTTCCGCGCCTTCTCGGAGCCCATCTCGTAAGCGGTCCAGATGCAAGAAGGCTCGAGAACCTCCTGACCCGGCTTCGCGCCAAGGCGGGACCGGCACCGACCTGGCCGAAGCTCTGGACGTGGGACTCCGCCGAGCCGAATGCACTTGCAGTAGGGAGAAACCACGCCCGAGGGAGCATCGTAGTGACGCGCGGGCTCCTCGACCGGCTAGACGAAGACGAGCTCGAAGCTGTTCTAGGCCACGAGCTCGCCCATCTCGTCCATCGCGATAGCGCTGTCGTCGTTCAAGCCGTCGCCTTCGTTTCGATGGTCATTTTCCTTGGCTACCTAGCCGCAGGAATCGGTGCGATCACGATCGCCGTCATTGCCCTCACGATCGCGGCGATCGGCGCAGTCTGCGGCGCGGCCGCCGACAGCGAAGCAGGCATATGGTTCGCACTGGTGGGGTTAGCGCTCGGGGTCTACCTCTTCTTCCTCGGGATCGCATTCCTACTGGCGCTGCTAGTCATCTTCGGGGCACTTCTTCCCGTGGTCGGGGCCGGCATTCGTTGCGCAGCCAGCTCCGTCTCACAATCTCGAGAGTACCTCGCAGACGCCCGAGCCATCGAGTGGACGAAGCACCCGCAGGCTCTAGCGATGGCTCTTCGAAAGGTCGCACTGCATGGCGGAGGCTCCCTTCCTTTCCGCACTGCACTCGCCCAGCCGCTACTCTTCTCGGCGCCGCAGATCGTCCGCACTTGGAATCGCCCAAGTGGATGGATGAACCTCCTGCTTAAGACCCACCCACGGGTGGAGTCTCGGATCGCAAGACTCGAGGAGATGGCAGGAAGCGCTTCCTGGATCGAGATGGAGTGCCCAGAGGTTCGAAGGCCGAGCCCGCCCTTCCGGTGGGTCGAGTGGGCGGTGCCTCTGATCACCTCCGCGATCTTGGCCGGAGGCTCCCTGTTGGCCATCCCCAGGAGCGGCGAACTACTCAAGGGAGCCTTCTCGTCGAGCTCCCGCATGGTTCAGGAGGCAAAGGCTGCTCCATCGGTCTGGGGAGCGATCACCGAACACGGGACTCGCCTCCGAGTGGGGCCCTCACTAGAAGCAAGGGTAATCACGCAGCTTGGTCGAGGGACACGAGTCGAGGTCTTTGAGTGTGGAGCGCCCAAAGGTGGCGACGCAGCTTGGTGCCACGTGCGCGTTCTCGGTTCGCGCAGCCCCGAGGGCTGGGTCGCGAGGCGCCTCATTCTGGTTTCCGGTCCTGGCCGCCGGTAG
- a CDS encoding nucleotidyltransferase domain-containing protein translates to MSLNPRVPPLVDREQFSALCRRRQIRDLALFGSVLRDDFGPDSDIDVLVEYEPDATLGFSVFELERELSALLGGHRIDLVRRKVLNRRLRSRILAEAEVQ, encoded by the coding sequence ATGAGCTTGAACCCTCGCGTTCCCCCTCTCGTCGACCGGGAGCAATTTTCCGCGCTCTGCCGCCGCAGGCAGATCCGGGATTTGGCTCTGTTCGGTTCGGTGCTGCGCGACGACTTCGGTCCGGACAGCGATATCGACGTCTTGGTCGAGTACGAGCCGGATGCCACTCTGGGATTCAGCGTCTTCGAGCTCGAGCGAGAGCTTTCCGCTTTGCTCGGTGGGCACCGGATCGACCTCGTACGACGGAAGGTCTTGAATCGCCGACTTCGCAGCCGGATTCTTGCCGAGGCTGAGGTTCAATAG
- a CDS encoding DUF86 domain-containing protein, with product MLDLCDRIAVRGSELDRETSEADEDLRLTPTHLIQTLSEAARKASSSSQERYPEIQWAEITGMRSQIVRDYLDVDYDLVWDVATTKVPALRALLEPILPSADQLSEGPG from the coding sequence ATGCTCGATCTTTGCGATCGGATTGCTGTCCGCGGCTCGGAACTGGACCGTGAAACATCCGAAGCGGACGAGGATCTGCGACTCACCCCGACTCATCTCATCCAGACGCTGAGCGAGGCTGCCCGAAAGGCCTCCTCTTCCTCGCAGGAGCGCTACCCGGAGATTCAATGGGCGGAGATCACCGGGATGCGCAGCCAGATCGTCCGCGACTACCTCGATGTCGACTACGACCTCGTTTGGGACGTGGCGACCACGAAAGTTCCCGCCTTGCGAGCTCTTCTCGAACCCATCCTGCCGTCCGCAGATCAGCTTTCCGAAGGCCCCGGCTGA
- a CDS encoding LemA family protein gives MWLTITAGALALVGGFAFLATWSRLVRARNEVDNWHAQIESHLQRRHDLVPNLVEVVREHAAHDRGSLEAIVRAQHAALMAPTGSEVAARAEVELGRALVVLHQAAPAVPRARIKLGLFGARPAARRNGGPPSAHAQLLQRRRHALPQSRRTDRRATTGWPGYGRDCPPCLLPGGPSCQHRSSTHRPTEVGRLSACRVTSSPTDFDPHRSSCPYWGEHRF, from the coding sequence ATGTGGCTGACGATCACTGCTGGAGCACTGGCCTTGGTTGGAGGGTTTGCATTCTTGGCCACTTGGAGTCGACTTGTGAGAGCACGAAACGAGGTCGACAATTGGCACGCCCAGATCGAGAGCCACCTTCAACGTCGGCACGACCTTGTGCCGAACCTCGTCGAGGTCGTAAGAGAGCACGCGGCACACGACCGAGGAAGCCTCGAAGCCATCGTTCGCGCTCAACACGCTGCATTGATGGCTCCCACCGGATCCGAGGTCGCCGCCCGGGCGGAAGTCGAGCTTGGCCGCGCATTGGTCGTCCTTCATCAGGCGGCGCCTGCAGTACCCCGTGCTCGCATCAAGCTCGGCCTATTCGGAGCTCGCCCGGCAGCTCGCCGAAACGGAGGCCCTCCTTCAGCGCACGCGCAGCTTCTACAACGACGCCGTCATGCGCTACCGCAATCTCGCCGGACAGATCGGCGGGCGACTACTGGCTGGCCCGGCTACGGGCGGGACTGCCCTCCCTGCCTACTTCCAGGCGGACCAAGCTGCCAACACCGCTCCTCGACTCACCGCCCAACGGAAGTAGGTCGACTGTCAGCGTGCCGCGTGACCAGTTCACCGACGGATTTCGACCCACATCGCTCCTCGTGTCCCTATTGGGGGGAGCACAGATTCTAA
- the phnC gene encoding phosphonate ABC transporter ATP-binding protein — MRIEGLTKVWPDGVRALSDVSLTVREGEFLAVLGLSGSGKSTLLRCINRLIDPTEGRIWVSGREITAASGRALREIRSQIGMIFQQFNLVRRHTVLDNVLSGSLGRASLLPSLLLHFSEEERGRARAYLERVGLSGRDGSRADALSGGQQQRVAIARCLMQQARLILADEPVASLDPALRHSVMRHIEALNREEGMTVLCSLHDLDLVQRYATRLVALKEGRLVFAGVPSEFNHDTFRQIYGHEAEPAGTLPAVGA, encoded by the coding sequence CTGCGCATCGAAGGCCTGACGAAGGTCTGGCCCGACGGCGTGCGCGCCCTCTCCGACGTGAGCCTGACGGTGCGCGAGGGCGAGTTCCTCGCCGTGCTCGGGCTCTCCGGGTCGGGCAAGTCGACGCTGCTGCGCTGCATCAACCGCCTGATCGACCCGACCGAAGGGCGCATCTGGGTCTCGGGTCGCGAGATCACCGCGGCGAGCGGGCGGGCGTTGCGCGAAATCCGCTCGCAGATCGGCATGATCTTCCAGCAGTTCAACCTGGTGCGGCGCCACACCGTGCTCGACAACGTGCTCTCCGGTTCGCTCGGCCGCGCCTCGCTGCTGCCGAGCCTCCTGCTGCACTTTTCCGAGGAGGAGCGCGGGCGCGCGCGGGCCTATCTCGAACGCGTCGGACTCTCGGGTCGCGACGGCAGCCGTGCCGATGCCCTCTCCGGCGGCCAGCAGCAGCGCGTGGCGATCGCCCGCTGCCTGATGCAACAGGCACGGCTGATCCTCGCCGACGAGCCGGTGGCCTCGCTCGACCCGGCGCTGCGGCATTCGGTGATGCGCCACATCGAGGCGCTGAACCGCGAGGAGGGGATGACCGTCCTCTGCTCGCTGCACGATCTCGACCTGGTGCAGCGCTACGCCACGCGGCTGGTGGCGTTGAAGGAGGGGCGGTTGGTCTTCGCCGGGGTGCCGTCCGAGTTCAACCACGACACCTTCCGTCAGATCTACGGCCACGAGGCCGAACCGGCGGGAACGCTGCCGGCGGTGGGCGCATGA
- the phnE gene encoding phosphonate ABC transporter, permease protein PhnE, translated as MTSAAANVHVLPESPWAKGLRRLKALAIDGMLLALFLLMVEFLALAFSGERGPTGLLLTSEEILARLHYGPLGVAALLGGLLWNLFYRELGASVGRVMTRGVPPDEAELPWTRTLRGWFGALLVELTFFTGWILTEVELVTFLTKFNKASDMIRGLASPSSAVLAEGLVLLVQTIFLAFMATAFAIPVAFVLSFLAARNLTRGSFGLRLSYTVVRALMNFTRAVEPLVWALIFISWVGIGPFAGVLALWVHSVASLAKLYSESIESIDRGPVDAITATGASYLQVLRYGVVPQVVPPFLSFTIYRWDINVRMSTIIGFVGGGGIGYILKPRVDLGQWGEVGTLVLLIAATVWVMDLLSAKIRERIV; from the coding sequence ATGACCAGCGCCGCGGCCAACGTGCACGTCCTGCCCGAGAGCCCGTGGGCCAAGGGGCTCCGGCGCCTCAAGGCGCTGGCGATCGACGGGATGCTGCTCGCCCTCTTCCTCCTCATGGTCGAGTTCCTGGCCCTCGCCTTCTCCGGCGAGCGCGGGCCGACGGGCCTGCTGCTGACCTCGGAAGAGATCCTCGCCCGGCTGCACTACGGTCCGCTCGGCGTCGCCGCGCTTCTCGGCGGCCTGTTGTGGAACCTCTTCTATCGCGAGCTCGGCGCGTCGGTCGGCCGGGTGATGACCCGCGGCGTGCCGCCCGACGAGGCCGAGCTGCCGTGGACGCGGACCCTGCGCGGCTGGTTCGGCGCGCTGCTCGTCGAGCTGACCTTCTTCACCGGCTGGATCCTCACCGAGGTCGAGCTGGTGACCTTCCTGACCAAGTTCAACAAGGCCTCGGACATGATCCGCGGCCTCGCCAGCCCGTCGTCGGCGGTGCTCGCCGAAGGGCTGGTGCTGCTGGTCCAGACGATCTTCCTGGCCTTCATGGCGACGGCGTTCGCGATTCCCGTGGCCTTCGTCCTGTCGTTCCTCGCGGCGCGCAACCTGACGCGCGGCTCGTTCGGCCTGCGCCTGAGCTACACGGTGGTGCGCGCCCTGATGAACTTCACCCGCGCCGTCGAGCCGCTCGTCTGGGCACTGATCTTCATCTCCTGGGTGGGGATCGGACCGTTCGCCGGCGTACTGGCGCTCTGGGTGCACTCGGTGGCGTCGCTCGCCAAGCTCTACTCGGAGTCGATCGAGTCGATCGACCGCGGCCCGGTCGATGCCATCACCGCGACCGGCGCCTCGTATCTCCAGGTGCTGCGCTACGGCGTGGTGCCGCAGGTCGTGCCGCCGTTCCTCTCCTTCACCATCTACCGTTGGGACATCAACGTCCGCATGTCGACGATCATCGGCTTCGTCGGCGGCGGCGGCATCGGCTACATCCTCAAGCCGCGCGTCGACCTCGGCCAGTGGGGCGAAGTCGGCACCCTCGTCCTCCTCATCGCGGCCACCGTCTGGGTGATGGACCTGCTCTCGGCGAAGATCCGCGAGCGGATCGTCTGA
- a CDS encoding S8 family serine peptidase gives MTLTSSEREVWLRITPPVTLEATHFDLQTSGTLDTVLDVYANLADATAGEAIATDDDSGTGQNALIRVPIGFVGPYLARVRGYGGAYGTTTVTGTLALVPAGECDLPSSCSLTTAAQGEPTASAVLDTLRRVDRDLLQLSPKGRELSDLYWKASKELVPALVLDGDFRRSIFDQVSALLPLAGTAMATVDGVQDDFLFEERDFQRLSSLLSELVPRLSAETSSALAAAWNNFHLREQVGTPLLETLRRGGLVPDEARRVTLLAKLKTLPMLEARAKRTGIDSLDDILRGREIQEIRAVHPDTSALRTTGLSRTVAIEVLGAREAVALRTRLSSLPEVEWVEESGELRTQASTSDPYSAQLWGLDAVRAPEAWRLSRGTCSTLAAVVDTGVRADLLDFASRIQTAKGYDFADDDADPTDRNGHGTHVAGILAAAADNLASTAGVAPGICLFAVKVLSDSGSGNYEDVAAGIRWAADQGAKVINISAGCDCYSQAIEDALAYATGQHDVMIVAAAGNDSSEGVIYPASSPWVLGVGAVGQDLARAPFSNWGPGLDLVAPGVDIVSTFRDGGSCLASGTSMATPHVAGAAALVRSLRPFMTRRQVADALLRKARDLGLPGPDVEFGAGLVDAVATLEGTATISVSGPSSGPALSPLEFSAAASGCTPVPNRWTWESRPAGAYFVGGGQRTSPVELGWTESGSYLLTASNPGCPGASATHPITIAAPEPQTFGFRLEDGRFLTTRGTLVLVHGWQLGGVHQSQMWSCVRDCDRSAVDHPISDLTAGLDLNVVQFAWSGAGGGLFPAAAAAPAAANELSRRLKEVMGTEYTLPIHFIGHSLGTVVSAEAAAQIVTALPRLSQVQFTALDRPDRVIGFDFGPGFFPFTLAGAMRSGLGFKLDNYWSPTGWGVGAPTQGLAGATIYNHRRPQPEGPTSCPGCPADYDAGLIDPGDLGDLFFSHEGDNDHSGVTQWYRWSMDPGSLQAGTCTQTSPVTWSRPGAQSELHGSLNPCANGWAWSLFSQHPVPFPASPESDVPAILEAAVESHQSSGDESEQGPGSIALDLTTVNDRATSSILVPLGTRAFKFKLEALNSTASDFIAVLLDSTLIWSGQATVLTNGMAVPIGPVGIGELTGSRELRVQVVGNGGTQVRLSDLRAIRLIPSCSLPSTLCVTNTRFRVEADWEDHQQNRGEAVPRTVAANDSGFFWFFNHENLELVVKVLDGCGVNQRFWVFAAGLTDVGVRLRVTDTWTGESRTYENPRGTAFQPIQDTSAFPTCGASPAVVDPGTGVLSLVTEQPETDVIGNLADQDGTPREPSHEGGSGAGVSGKTLLLNGDRFAVTATWRTAAGATGEGTPAALTGDSGYFWFFDAGNIELVIKVLDGCGLNQRYWVFAGGLTDVQVTFTVRDTRTGQSKSYSNSMGSQFQPIADTGTFETCP, from the coding sequence GTGACTCTGACCAGCTCAGAGCGCGAGGTCTGGCTCCGGATCACACCTCCCGTCACGCTCGAGGCGACGCACTTCGATCTTCAGACATCCGGAACGCTCGACACGGTCTTGGATGTGTACGCGAATCTGGCCGACGCAACGGCCGGCGAGGCAATCGCGACCGATGACGACAGTGGCACGGGACAGAACGCTCTTATTCGCGTTCCGATTGGCTTCGTTGGCCCGTACCTCGCGCGCGTCCGCGGCTATGGCGGGGCCTACGGCACCACCACCGTCACCGGGACCCTGGCCCTCGTGCCGGCTGGTGAATGCGACCTGCCCAGCAGCTGCTCACTGACGACAGCAGCTCAGGGCGAGCCAACCGCTTCGGCGGTCCTCGATACGCTTCGGCGCGTCGATCGAGACCTGCTCCAGCTATCACCCAAGGGGCGGGAGCTCTCCGACCTCTACTGGAAGGCCTCCAAGGAGCTGGTGCCCGCTCTTGTTCTCGACGGTGATTTCCGCCGCTCCATCTTCGACCAGGTCTCTGCCCTGCTTCCTCTCGCGGGGACGGCGATGGCCACCGTCGACGGGGTCCAAGACGACTTCCTCTTCGAGGAGCGCGACTTCCAACGGCTCTCGTCCCTGCTGAGCGAACTCGTGCCTCGGCTGTCGGCAGAAACCTCCTCCGCACTGGCTGCGGCCTGGAACAACTTCCACCTCCGCGAACAGGTCGGCACCCCGCTCCTCGAGACGCTTCGGCGCGGAGGTCTAGTGCCGGACGAGGCTCGAAGGGTCACCCTTCTCGCCAAGCTCAAGACGTTGCCGATGCTGGAAGCGAGAGCCAAGCGAACGGGGATCGATTCTCTCGACGACATCCTGAGAGGCCGGGAGATCCAGGAGATCCGCGCCGTTCATCCCGACACGTCCGCCCTCCGGACCACCGGACTGTCCAGGACCGTGGCGATCGAGGTCCTTGGAGCTCGCGAGGCGGTGGCGCTCCGGACGCGGCTTTCGTCGCTACCGGAAGTCGAATGGGTCGAAGAGAGCGGCGAGCTGCGCACGCAGGCGTCGACCAGCGACCCCTACTCCGCTCAGCTCTGGGGCCTAGACGCGGTTCGAGCACCGGAGGCCTGGAGACTCTCGCGAGGGACCTGCAGCACGCTTGCGGCGGTCGTCGACACCGGTGTTCGCGCTGACCTGCTCGACTTCGCCAGCCGGATTCAGACGGCCAAGGGCTACGACTTTGCCGACGACGATGCCGATCCGACCGACAGGAACGGGCACGGCACTCATGTCGCCGGCATCCTCGCCGCTGCCGCCGACAATTTGGCATCCACGGCCGGCGTTGCGCCCGGGATCTGCCTCTTCGCCGTGAAAGTGCTGAGTGACAGTGGAAGCGGAAACTACGAGGACGTCGCCGCCGGGATCCGCTGGGCCGCCGACCAGGGCGCCAAAGTCATCAACATCTCCGCCGGATGCGACTGCTACTCGCAAGCGATCGAAGACGCTCTCGCATATGCCACGGGCCAGCACGACGTGATGATCGTCGCGGCGGCCGGGAACGACTCCTCCGAAGGCGTCATCTACCCGGCATCTTCACCCTGGGTTCTGGGCGTCGGCGCGGTCGGTCAGGACCTCGCGCGTGCACCTTTCAGCAACTGGGGGCCAGGGCTCGACCTGGTAGCGCCCGGCGTGGATATCGTGAGCACCTTTCGCGACGGTGGAAGCTGCCTTGCATCCGGGACCTCGATGGCGACACCCCACGTCGCTGGCGCTGCGGCGCTCGTCCGTTCCTTGCGCCCGTTCATGACCCGACGTCAAGTCGCCGACGCACTGCTGAGGAAGGCGAGAGACCTCGGGCTGCCCGGACCCGACGTCGAGTTCGGCGCCGGGCTCGTCGACGCCGTCGCCACCCTCGAAGGCACCGCGACGATCTCGGTGAGCGGCCCATCGAGCGGGCCGGCGCTCTCACCGTTGGAGTTCTCCGCGGCTGCCTCCGGCTGCACCCCGGTTCCCAACAGATGGACCTGGGAGAGCCGGCCCGCTGGAGCCTACTTTGTCGGTGGTGGGCAACGAACCTCTCCCGTTGAGCTCGGCTGGACCGAGTCCGGGTCCTACCTTCTCACGGCCTCGAACCCCGGGTGTCCAGGAGCGTCGGCTACCCATCCCATCACCATCGCGGCTCCTGAGCCTCAGACCTTCGGCTTCCGTCTTGAGGACGGGCGGTTCCTGACCACACGCGGTACCCTGGTCCTCGTCCACGGATGGCAGCTTGGAGGGGTCCACCAGAGCCAGATGTGGTCCTGCGTGCGGGATTGTGACCGGAGCGCCGTCGACCATCCCATCAGCGACCTCACTGCAGGACTCGACCTGAACGTAGTTCAGTTCGCCTGGTCGGGAGCCGGAGGGGGGCTCTTCCCCGCTGCAGCCGCCGCTCCGGCAGCCGCGAACGAGCTGAGTAGAAGGCTAAAGGAGGTGATGGGCACCGAGTACACACTCCCGATCCACTTCATCGGACATTCGCTCGGCACGGTAGTCAGCGCAGAAGCCGCCGCGCAGATCGTCACAGCCCTGCCGCGGCTTTCGCAGGTCCAGTTCACCGCCCTCGATCGACCGGACAGGGTCATCGGGTTCGATTTCGGGCCTGGGTTTTTTCCATTCACACTCGCAGGAGCAATGCGCTCCGGGTTGGGATTCAAGCTCGACAACTACTGGTCGCCCACGGGCTGGGGCGTAGGCGCTCCGACGCAAGGTCTCGCTGGCGCCACTATCTACAACCACCGGCGCCCACAACCTGAAGGGCCGACCTCCTGTCCGGGATGTCCAGCCGACTATGACGCTGGCCTCATAGACCCAGGAGACCTCGGCGACCTCTTCTTCTCTCACGAAGGTGATAACGATCACTCTGGCGTCACTCAGTGGTACCGCTGGTCGATGGACCCCGGAAGTTTGCAGGCCGGTACCTGCACTCAGACAAGTCCCGTCACGTGGTCGCGGCCCGGGGCCCAATCTGAGCTTCACGGTTCGCTGAACCCGTGCGCAAACGGCTGGGCTTGGTCTCTCTTCAGTCAGCACCCGGTCCCGTTCCCGGCAAGTCCAGAATCCGACGTCCCCGCGATTCTCGAAGCTGCGGTCGAGAGTCACCAATCGTCGGGCGACGAGAGCGAGCAAGGACCGGGCTCGATCGCGCTCGACCTCACGACGGTGAATGACAGGGCCACGAGCTCGATTCTGGTCCCTCTCGGAACCAGAGCCTTCAAGTTCAAGCTAGAGGCGCTCAACTCGACCGCCTCTGACTTCATCGCGGTCCTATTGGATTCGACGCTGATCTGGTCTGGGCAGGCGACCGTGCTGACCAACGGCATGGCCGTGCCAATCGGTCCCGTGGGCATCGGCGAGCTGACAGGCAGCAGAGAGCTGCGCGTCCAGGTCGTCGGCAACGGGGGCACACAGGTTCGACTTTCCGACCTCCGCGCAATACGCCTCATACCTAGCTGCTCGCTCCCGTCGACACTCTGCGTGACCAACACCCGCTTCCGCGTCGAGGCCGACTGGGAGGACCATCAGCAGAACCGTGGTGAAGCCGTGCCGCGAACGGTGGCGGCAAACGACAGCGGGTTCTTCTGGTTCTTCAATCATGAGAACTTAGAGCTCGTCGTCAAGGTACTCGACGGCTGCGGTGTCAATCAGCGCTTCTGGGTATTCGCTGCCGGTCTGACCGACGTCGGCGTGCGGCTGAGAGTCACCGACACTTGGACCGGCGAAAGCAGGACGTACGAGAATCCACGCGGGACGGCGTTTCAGCCAATCCAGGATACGAGCGCCTTCCCAACGTGCGGCGCGAGCCCAGCAGTTGTCGACCCAGGAACGGGTGTCCTTAGCCTGGTGACTGAACAACCGGAGACCGATGTCATCGGCAACCTTGCCGACCAGGACGGAACGCCACGAGAGCCCAGCCACGAAGGAGGCTCTGGCGCGGGAGTGTCGGGCAAGACGCTTCTGCTAAACGGCGATCGCTTCGCAGTCACCGCGACCTGGCGCACCGCTGCCGGCGCCACAGGAGAGGGAACTCCCGCCGCGCTCACGGGAGACTCGGGCTACTTCTGGTTCTTCGACGCGGGGAACATCGAACTCGTGATCAAGGTCCTCGACGGTTGCGGTCTCAATCAGCGCTACTGGGTCTTCGCTGGCGGCCTTACAGACGTCCAAGTGACATTCACCGTGCGCGACACCCGAACCGGTCAGTCGAAGTCGTACTCCAACTCGATGGGATCTCAGTTTCAGCCGATTGCTGACACCGGCACTTTCGAAACGTGTCCCTGA